The Pagrus major chromosome 17, Pma_NU_1.0 genome includes a region encoding these proteins:
- the s100a1 gene encoding protein S100-A1, which yields MSKLETAMDTIVDVFQYYSSNEGDKFKLNRKELKNLLRGELSHYLQASRDPQRVEAIMSDLDMDMDGSVSFEEFVAMVTELTVCSTGFFQGYTPVVIKCGQMKDGQFQAR from the exons ATGAGCAAACTGGAGACAGCCATGGACACCATCGTCGATGTGTTTCAATACTATTCCTCAAACGAGGGCGACAAGTTCAAGCTGAACAGAAAGGAGCTGAAGAACCTGCTGCGAGGAGAGCTGAGCCATTACCTGCAG GCCAGCAGGGACCCTCAGCGGGTGGAAGCGATCATGTCTGACCTGGACATGGACATGGACGGCAGTGTGAGCTTTGAGGAgtttgttgccatggtgaccGAGCTGACCGTGTGCAGCACCGGCTTCTTCCAAGGCTACACACCTGTGGTGATCAAATGTGGCCAAATGAAAGACGGGCAGTTTCAGGCGCGCTGA